ACCAACCCGGCAAGCGGAGAGTTACTGGCCGAGTTTGTTTGCGCAACCGAACAGGACGCGGATTCCGCAGCAGATGCGGCAGGGCAAGCATTTACGGAATGGTCAGGCACGTCACCACACGCGCGAGCCCGCGTGCTGGATGGAATTGCGCAACGGGTCAAGGCTGCCTCGGAGACGCTTGCCCAACAGATCACATTGGAGCAGGGCAAGCCCATGGACGAAGCGCGGCTTGAGATGTCGGGCGTGGTGGGCATGTTCGAACATTTCGCCGAAATGTCGGACACGATGACGTTTGCCTATGACCGTCCGGGCTATGGCGCGCGGCGGCGGATCGACATGGTGCCGGTCGGCCCGGTGATCGTCATCACGACGTGGAATTTCCCGGTCGAAACGGCTGCTGTTCACATCGCGCCCGCGTTGGCGGCGGGCTGTACTGTGGTGGTTCTGGCCAACAACGACACACCATCATCGGTGGCAATGCTGGTGGACATCCTAAATCAGTCGGATTTGCCCAAGGGCGCGGTCAATCTGGTGATGGGAAGCTCTCGAGTTCTGTCGACCCGGTTGATCAAGCATCGGGCGATGCGGCATCTGTCCTATACCGGGTCGGTCAATGTTGGCCGCGATCTGGCTGCGCAATGTGGCGCCGAAATCATGCGCTGCACGTTGGAATTGGGCGGCAACGCGCCTGCGATTGTTTTGCCCGGCTCAAATGTCGAAGAGGCGGCGCAGGCACTGATTTCGAAACGGTTCTGGAACGGTGGACAGGTCTGCACCGCTCCGAACCGGATTTACGTAAACCGGGACCAGCACGACGCCTTTGCCGAACTC
Above is a window of Falsiruegeria litorea R37 DNA encoding:
- a CDS encoding aldehyde dehydrogenase family protein, which produces MFHPIVNAAKIPVAGRERRAITNPASGELLAEFVCATEQDADSAADAAGQAFTEWSGTSPHARARVLDGIAQRVKAASETLAQQITLEQGKPMDEARLEMSGVVGMFEHFAEMSDTMTFAYDRPGYGARRRIDMVPVGPVIVITTWNFPVETAAVHIAPALAAGCTVVVLANNDTPSSVAMLVDILNQSDLPKGAVNLVMGSSRVLSTRLIKHRAMRHLSYTGSVNVGRDLAAQCGAEIMRCTLELGGNAPAIVLPGSNVEEAAQALISKRFWNGGQVCTAPNRIYVNRDQHDAFAELAGAYARGLVLGDGMDVATTMGPLANIERVQTMDQIAADAIAKGSTVILNDPARQNEGFFAPPRVFANVPDDALGMTEEIFGPIACIAPYDDLDDIMARANACELGLSGYVYGPDQTAAEAVGARLQVGSVAVNQLTTAYIDVPFGGLKLSGLGCVGGESAVNEYLFPRLTAMKP